A part of Agromyces protaetiae genomic DNA contains:
- a CDS encoding GNAT family N-acetyltransferase has product MLEEEYQPRRVLPAHLRPKPEPEAPFAFTLREARQADLPAVREIYNYYVANSTVTFDEDAMTLREWRAKFAFLEKLGMPFIVAESPSGQVLGYALVQPWKSKRAYRFTVEDSIYLGPAAGSKGLGKALLGELIDRSRAAGIKEMLAVIADQGAEASIKLHEKFGFQEIGRMGKVGFKFDRWLGTVLLQKSLKK; this is encoded by the coding sequence ATGCTCGAGGAGGAATACCAGCCGCGCCGGGTGCTGCCCGCGCATCTGCGGCCGAAGCCCGAGCCCGAAGCGCCGTTCGCGTTCACCCTCCGCGAGGCGAGGCAGGCCGACCTCCCGGCTGTGCGCGAGATCTACAACTACTACGTCGCGAACTCGACCGTGACCTTCGACGAAGACGCGATGACGCTCCGCGAGTGGCGGGCGAAGTTCGCGTTCCTCGAGAAGCTCGGCATGCCGTTCATCGTGGCCGAGTCCCCGAGCGGGCAGGTGCTCGGGTACGCGCTCGTGCAGCCGTGGAAGTCCAAGCGCGCGTACCGGTTCACGGTCGAGGACTCGATCTACCTCGGGCCTGCGGCGGGCAGCAAGGGGCTCGGAAAGGCGCTGCTCGGCGAGCTCATCGACCGATCGCGTGCCGCCGGGATCAAAGAGATGCTCGCGGTCATCGCCGACCAGGGCGCCGAGGCGTCGATCAAGCTGCACGAGAAGTTCGGGTTCCAGGAGATCGGTCGCATGGGCAAGGTCGGGTTCAAGTTCGACCGGTGGCTCGGCACGGTGCTGCTGCAGAAGTCGCTCAAGAAGTAG
- a CDS encoding helix-turn-helix domain-containing protein, producing the protein MPEHTTTLRSPADLGLVIQQARLARGLSQVELAAQLDISQRSISEIESGKPTIYARRIFELMRATGVELSAEWSDAR; encoded by the coding sequence ATGCCCGAGCATACGACCACGCTTCGCTCCCCTGCCGACCTCGGCCTGGTGATCCAGCAAGCGAGATTGGCGCGCGGGCTCAGCCAGGTCGAGCTCGCTGCACAGCTCGACATCTCCCAACGCTCGATCAGCGAGATCGAATCAGGGAAGCCGACGATCTACGCCCGCAGGATATTCGAACTCATGCGCGCAACCGGCGTCGAGCTGTCCGCGGAATGGAGCGACGCCCGGTGA
- a CDS encoding FecCD family ABC transporter permease, with translation MSGVGSEERAVETSAVFSTPAAGAAVAAVAAVRAHRRRRLVLVLVAGILVAIAIAFVALSLGAAAVTPDRVLVTLLGFGDDRDRLVVFRLRLPRIVAALVVGAAFALAGAIFQSVLRNPLASPDILGVSGGASLGAVFAILGLGLGGAAVAGFAFAGGFAVALVIWLAAWKQGLHGVRFVLVGVGMAYVSGAAVAWLLARSDVRQAQQTLMWTVGSVADVRGAELWIATGVIGALAVAVALVAPRLAPLSTGDDRARSLGVGVDATRIVLLVLAVTLVASATSVAGPVAFVALVAPAIARRLTADGSPALAVSVVIGATLTLAADVVGQFALPGVTAPVGIVTGLVGAPYLLWLLARTERSARA, from the coding sequence GTGAGCGGGGTGGGGTCGGAGGAGCGCGCGGTCGAGACATCCGCCGTGTTCTCGACGCCCGCCGCGGGCGCGGCCGTCGCGGCCGTCGCCGCCGTGCGCGCGCACCGGCGTCGACGTCTCGTGCTCGTGCTCGTCGCGGGGATCCTCGTCGCCATCGCGATCGCGTTCGTCGCCCTCTCGCTCGGCGCGGCCGCAGTGACGCCCGACCGCGTGCTCGTGACCCTCCTCGGCTTCGGCGACGACCGCGACCGGCTCGTCGTCTTCCGCCTGCGGCTGCCGCGCATCGTCGCCGCGCTCGTCGTGGGCGCCGCATTCGCCCTCGCGGGCGCGATCTTCCAATCGGTGCTGCGGAACCCGCTCGCGAGCCCCGACATCCTCGGCGTCTCGGGCGGTGCGAGCCTCGGCGCCGTGTTCGCGATCCTCGGCCTCGGGCTCGGCGGAGCCGCCGTCGCGGGGTTCGCGTTCGCGGGCGGCTTCGCCGTCGCGCTCGTCATCTGGCTCGCCGCGTGGAAGCAGGGCCTCCACGGCGTGCGGTTCGTGCTCGTGGGCGTCGGCATGGCGTACGTGTCGGGGGCGGCCGTCGCGTGGCTCCTCGCGCGGTCCGATGTGCGACAGGCGCAGCAGACCCTCATGTGGACGGTCGGCAGCGTCGCCGACGTGCGCGGCGCCGAACTCTGGATCGCGACCGGCGTCATCGGCGCGCTCGCCGTCGCGGTCGCCCTCGTCGCTCCGCGGCTCGCGCCGCTCTCGACGGGCGACGACCGGGCGCGCTCGCTCGGCGTCGGGGTGGATGCCACGCGCATCGTGTTGCTCGTCCTCGCCGTGACGCTCGTCGCGTCGGCCACGAGCGTCGCCGGCCCCGTCGCGTTCGTCGCCCTCGTCGCGCCCGCGATCGCGCGGCGGCTCACGGCCGACGGCTCGCCGGCGCTCGCCGTGTCGGTCGTCATCGGCGCGACCCTCACGCTCGCGGCCGACGTCGTCGGCCAGTTCGCCCTGCCGGGGGTCACGGCGCCCGTCGGCATCGTCACGGGGCTCGTCGGCGCGCCCTACCTCCTGTGGCTCCTCGCCCGCACCGAACGGAGTGCCCGCGCATGA
- a CDS encoding amidase — protein sequence MTDLESLHELPAFALHQALQRGDVSPTEATAHYLERIERLNPVVGAFAHVDPEGALERAARVERAVPKAAPLWGMPIADKDLEQRAGMPARFGSRAFADFVPEVSDVLVQSVDAAGAVSVGKTATPEFGMPSYTEGLAFPPARSPWDLTRGAGGSSGGAAAAVAAGLLPFAPGSDGGGSVRIPAASCGLVGVKPSRGRVPGGDGVGSLAGLPVAGPLARTVADAALLLDGLIAPHGYPARHPSSLRAAGEDGPYLGAALKGMGRFQVGVLTDTPWDDAYDIVLAPEARAALDTAVGMLDWLGHGVEEVPATPEPGYAPAFRAVWQAGASAIPVDGDGLELLEPLTRWLVERGRALPTRTLVEALSWLAEFERRTIARFASYDVVLSPALALTPRPVGWYDQEDGERNFAQQVQFTPYTSFVNVAGLPALVLPVDETADGLPMGVQLIGRPGGEETLFALAAQLERRAGRRALRPSVW from the coding sequence GTGACCGACCTCGAATCGCTGCACGAGCTTCCGGCGTTCGCCCTCCACCAGGCGCTCCAGCGCGGCGACGTGTCGCCGACCGAGGCGACGGCGCACTACCTCGAACGCATCGAGCGGCTGAACCCCGTCGTGGGCGCGTTCGCGCACGTCGACCCCGAGGGCGCGCTCGAACGGGCCGCGCGCGTCGAGCGCGCGGTGCCGAAGGCGGCGCCGCTGTGGGGCATGCCGATCGCCGACAAGGACTTGGAGCAGCGCGCGGGCATGCCGGCGCGGTTCGGGTCGCGCGCGTTCGCCGACTTCGTGCCCGAGGTCTCGGACGTGCTCGTGCAGTCGGTCGACGCCGCCGGTGCGGTCTCGGTCGGGAAGACCGCGACGCCCGAGTTCGGCATGCCGTCGTACACCGAGGGGCTCGCGTTCCCGCCGGCGCGCTCGCCGTGGGATCTCACGCGGGGGGCCGGCGGCTCGAGCGGGGGAGCGGCGGCCGCGGTCGCGGCGGGGCTCCTGCCGTTCGCGCCGGGCTCCGACGGCGGCGGGTCGGTGCGGATCCCGGCCGCGAGCTGCGGGCTCGTGGGCGTGAAGCCGTCGCGGGGGCGCGTGCCGGGCGGCGACGGCGTCGGCTCGCTCGCGGGGCTGCCCGTGGCGGGCCCGCTCGCGCGGACGGTCGCCGATGCGGCGCTCCTCCTCGACGGGCTCATCGCGCCGCACGGGTATCCGGCGAGGCATCCGTCGTCGCTCCGCGCGGCCGGCGAGGACGGGCCGTACCTCGGGGCCGCACTGAAGGGGATGGGGCGCTTCCAGGTCGGCGTGCTCACCGACACGCCCTGGGACGACGCCTACGACATCGTGCTCGCACCCGAGGCGCGCGCGGCGCTCGACACGGCCGTCGGCATGCTCGACTGGCTCGGCCACGGCGTCGAGGAGGTGCCTGCGACGCCCGAGCCCGGGTACGCGCCCGCGTTCCGGGCGGTGTGGCAGGCCGGGGCATCCGCGATTCCCGTCGACGGCGACGGCCTCGAGCTCCTCGAACCGCTCACGCGCTGGCTCGTCGAGCGCGGTCGCGCGCTGCCGACGCGCACGCTCGTCGAGGCGCTCTCGTGGCTCGCCGAGTTCGAGCGGCGCACGATCGCGCGGTTCGCGTCGTACGACGTCGTGCTGAGTCCGGCGCTCGCGCTCACGCCGCGTCCCGTCGGCTGGTACGACCAGGAGGACGGCGAGCGGAACTTCGCCCAGCAGGTGCAGTTCACGCCGTACACGTCGTTCGTGAACGTCGCGGGGCTGCCCGCGCTCGTGCTGCCGGTCGACGAGACGGCCGACGGCCTGCCGATGGGCGTCCAGCTCATCGGGCGTCCGGGCGGCGAAGAGACGCTCTTCGCGCTCGCGGCCCAGCTCGAGCGTCGGGCCGGTCGGAGGGCGCTGCGGCCGTCCGTGTGGTGA
- a CDS encoding siderophore-interacting protein, producing the protein MLTSVADAARRLEARPRPRPAYRGFQAAVARVERLSPHFVRVTFTGDDLDEFGTAGLDQRVKLVLPHPEDGFASFPTGDDWYREWRALPAARRNVFRTYTVRAVRPSLREVDVDFALHGDLGPASAWAERATPGDEIVIIGPDERSEGRALGIDFRPGRVDSLLLAGDETAAPAICAILEQLPADASGAALIEIPTSADELPVTAPAGVEVRWLARSGGDAVGAGETAVPADHGDRLVAAVRDHVARRAIAPATHSADDADRALAEAERAKAERDNDIPLWDVPSGRSLDGGVYAWLAGEASVITALRRFLVRDAGLDRRQVAFMGYWRRGRAEVE; encoded by the coding sequence ATGCTTACCTCAGTCGCCGACGCGGCCCGACGCCTCGAGGCGCGTCCGCGACCGCGACCGGCGTACCGCGGATTCCAGGCGGCGGTCGCCCGTGTCGAACGCCTCTCGCCGCACTTCGTGCGCGTGACGTTCACGGGTGACGATCTCGACGAGTTCGGCACCGCGGGCCTCGACCAGCGCGTCAAGCTCGTGCTCCCGCACCCCGAAGACGGGTTCGCGTCGTTCCCGACGGGCGACGACTGGTACCGCGAGTGGCGGGCCCTGCCAGCAGCCCGGCGCAACGTGTTCCGCACCTACACCGTGCGCGCCGTGCGCCCCTCGCTCCGCGAGGTCGACGTCGACTTCGCCCTGCACGGCGACCTCGGGCCGGCCTCGGCGTGGGCCGAACGCGCGACGCCCGGCGACGAGATCGTGATCATCGGCCCAGACGAGCGCAGCGAGGGCCGCGCGCTCGGCATCGACTTCCGGCCCGGCCGAGTCGACTCGCTCCTCCTCGCGGGCGACGAGACGGCGGCGCCCGCGATCTGCGCGATCCTCGAACAGCTTCCGGCGGATGCCTCGGGCGCGGCCCTCATCGAGATCCCCACGTCGGCCGACGAACTGCCCGTCACCGCTCCCGCGGGCGTCGAGGTGCGCTGGCTCGCGCGGTCGGGCGGCGACGCCGTCGGCGCAGGCGAAACGGCCGTGCCTGCCGACCACGGCGACCGACTCGTCGCGGCCGTCCGTGACCACGTCGCGCGCCGTGCGATCGCGCCCGCGACGCATTCGGCCGACGATGCCGACCGTGCGCTCGCCGAGGCCGAACGAGCCAAGGCCGAACGGGACAACGACATCCCCCTCTGGGACGTCCCCTCGGGGCGGAGCCTCGACGGCGGCGTCTACGCGTGGCTCGCGGGCGAGGCATCCGTCATCACCGCCCTTCGCCGCTTCCTCGTGCGCGACGCCGGACTCGACCGCCGGCAGGTCGCGTTCATGGGCTACTGGCGGCGTGGCCGCGCCGAGGTCGAGTGA
- a CDS encoding type II toxin-antitoxin system HipA family toxin, producing MRLAVELYETVIGYLEGDDGRSFDFGFDDTARARFGSTSRVLSVSIPVVPTPPRQSAHRRRNWFSELLPEGDQLDYLLAQSGVRRGDTLRFLARYGRDVAGALQIWDADDPTEPKIPETSTVEDHEIRRLLEDPIGAPLGNASELGRTSLGGVQPKIVLAREADGWARALGGFPSTHILKPRLAAHPTVIYDEEYGARLARALGLADFDTRVDSFDGLATLVVERFDRVGGRRLHQEDFNQVLGASGNQKYQEIGGVVSFARAADALARYASTEDLRNLARMLVLAVAIGNLDLHTKNLGLLHPADGTVRLAPAYDQVPIAHVRGNDGRMALAVNREYRHAALTRDDLAQEIAGWGVRRADATVTDALEELRSAIEREDPIDGAHPALRSSLRTFTDNLLLGHPVGIADE from the coding sequence GTGAGGCTTGCCGTAGAGCTCTACGAGACTGTCATCGGGTACCTCGAAGGAGACGACGGCCGCTCGTTCGACTTCGGATTCGACGACACAGCGCGAGCGCGTTTCGGGTCCACCAGCCGAGTGCTCTCGGTCTCGATTCCCGTCGTGCCGACTCCGCCGAGGCAGTCCGCCCACCGGCGGCGGAACTGGTTCTCCGAGCTCCTTCCCGAGGGGGACCAGCTCGACTATCTGCTCGCGCAGAGCGGGGTCAGACGCGGGGACACACTGCGGTTCCTCGCACGCTACGGGCGCGACGTCGCCGGCGCACTGCAGATCTGGGATGCCGACGACCCGACCGAACCGAAGATCCCCGAGACGAGCACGGTCGAAGATCACGAGATCCGCCGTCTGCTGGAGGATCCGATCGGCGCTCCGCTCGGGAACGCATCGGAGCTCGGACGAACCTCGCTCGGCGGCGTCCAACCGAAGATCGTGCTGGCGCGTGAAGCCGACGGCTGGGCGCGCGCGCTCGGCGGATTCCCGTCGACGCACATCCTGAAACCACGGCTTGCGGCGCATCCGACCGTGATCTACGACGAGGAGTACGGAGCCCGCCTGGCCCGCGCGCTCGGCCTCGCGGACTTCGACACTCGCGTCGATTCGTTCGACGGTCTCGCGACCCTCGTCGTCGAGCGCTTCGACCGGGTCGGCGGGCGGCGACTGCATCAGGAGGATTTCAACCAGGTCCTCGGCGCGAGCGGGAATCAGAAGTACCAGGAGATCGGCGGCGTCGTGAGTTTCGCCCGCGCCGCCGACGCCCTCGCACGGTACGCATCCACGGAAGATCTCCGAAACCTCGCGCGAATGCTCGTGCTCGCCGTGGCCATCGGCAACCTCGACCTGCACACGAAGAACCTCGGCCTGCTCCACCCGGCGGACGGCACGGTTCGGCTGGCGCCCGCGTACGATCAGGTCCCGATCGCCCACGTGCGCGGCAACGACGGCCGCATGGCCTTGGCCGTCAATCGGGAGTACCGGCATGCGGCACTCACACGGGACGACCTCGCGCAGGAGATCGCCGGGTGGGGAGTCCGTCGGGCCGATGCGACGGTCACCGACGCGCTTGAGGAATTGCGGTCTGCGATCGAACGAGAAGATCCGATCGACGGCGCCCATCCGGCGCTGCGGAGCTCGCTTCGCACGTTCACCGACAATCTGCTACTGGGGCATCCGGTCGGCATCGCCGACGAGTAG
- a CDS encoding peptidase S51: MSVHLQGGGWSDGADADVYRGFVAEAAARAAASGEERAKDSSGRPIPRIALVVVRADDPAAIAERFAEELRAGGTVDVHLTAVRHGEAVPRTAFADVDGVMVGGGLTPAYRDALEPHFGELRRLVAGGIPYLGFSAGASIAAEQAIVGGTRIGGVEVAPEDNGEGLDEVQIAPGIGLVDIPVDVHAAQWGSLSRVVAAVEAGLIPGALAIDERTVLVVGEGGLQVAGRGSVWRVLPGEQGVSVSTMGA; encoded by the coding sequence ATGAGCGTGCACCTGCAAGGAGGCGGCTGGAGCGACGGCGCCGACGCCGACGTCTACCGCGGCTTCGTCGCCGAGGCCGCGGCGCGCGCCGCCGCGTCGGGCGAGGAGCGGGCGAAGGATTCCTCGGGCCGCCCGATCCCGCGCATCGCCCTCGTCGTCGTGCGCGCCGACGACCCCGCCGCGATCGCCGAGCGCTTCGCCGAGGAGCTCCGCGCGGGCGGCACGGTCGACGTGCACCTGACGGCGGTCCGCCACGGCGAAGCGGTGCCGCGCACGGCGTTCGCGGACGTCGACGGAGTGATGGTCGGCGGCGGGCTCACCCCCGCCTACCGCGACGCGCTCGAGCCGCACTTCGGCGAACTCCGCAGGCTCGTGGCCGGAGGCATCCCGTACCTCGGCTTCTCGGCGGGCGCGTCGATCGCGGCCGAGCAGGCGATCGTCGGCGGCACGCGCATCGGCGGCGTCGAGGTCGCGCCCGAAGACAACGGCGAAGGGCTCGACGAAGTGCAGATCGCGCCAGGCATCGGGCTCGTCGACATCCCCGTCGACGTGCACGCCGCGCAGTGGGGATCGCTCTCGCGCGTCGTCGCGGCCGTCGAGGCGGGGCTCATCCCCGGCGCGCTCGCGATCGACGAGCGCACGGTGCTCGTCGTCGGCGAGGGCGGGCTGCAGGTCGCCGGTCGCGGCAGCGTGTGGCGGGTGCTGCCGGGCGAGCAGGGCGTGTCGGTCTCGACGATGGGGGCGTGA
- a CDS encoding Fe-S oxidoreductase: MTEPRTTPGPALNDRVFRLRLLDSPVSRAGYRFATAVGYVWGFLWSTGRVERRQGLFVFQGMPKWAFRRGGACVGGCYLTDHNVSDRVLGHEAVHKQQWLKYGMLFPFLYLAAGIDPLKNRFEIEAGLEAGGYVRPSRARLPRTVA; the protein is encoded by the coding sequence GTGACCGAACCCCGCACGACGCCCGGCCCCGCCCTCAACGACCGCGTCTTCCGCCTCCGCCTCCTCGACTCGCCCGTGAGCCGCGCGGGCTACCGGTTCGCGACCGCCGTCGGGTACGTGTGGGGCTTCCTGTGGTCGACGGGACGCGTCGAGCGCCGACAGGGGCTCTTCGTCTTCCAGGGCATGCCGAAGTGGGCGTTCCGCCGCGGCGGCGCGTGCGTCGGCGGTTGCTACCTCACCGACCACAACGTGAGCGACCGCGTGCTCGGCCACGAGGCCGTGCACAAGCAGCAGTGGCTGAAGTACGGCATGCTCTTCCCGTTCCTCTACCTCGCGGCGGGCATCGATCCGCTGAAGAACCGGTTCGAGATCGAGGCGGGGCTCGAGGCCGGCGGGTACGTGCGGCCGTCGCGCGCGCGGCTGCCGCGGACGGTCGCGTAG
- a CDS encoding iron-siderophore ABC transporter substrate-binding protein: MRLRRPLIAAAGAAIVALALSACAAGDTASENESAAASGEGFPITIEHAFGETVVEQAPERVATWGWGSTEAAIAVGVYPVAVAEQPWTVGPDALLPWVEAAYDDAGIEHPAILSDDEGGATVPYEEFIAADPDLIIAPYSGLTEEQYDTLSEIAPVVAYPEAAWTTPWDDTIRITAKALGLEAEGEAVLDGITDSLAADAAANPAFAGKTFAGVWDGDGFVYVYTDADPRIAVLTELGLEVAPSVSALDTSDGGFYYELSYEKLDQLDADFIVSYHNSKEEADAFLAKPELQAIPAVAAGKVAQVYDPVTVSSVSPPTALSFDWKTGMPALVAAIAGVVTD, encoded by the coding sequence GTGCGCCTTCGACGCCCACTCATCGCCGCGGCCGGTGCCGCCATCGTCGCGCTCGCCCTGTCGGCCTGCGCCGCGGGCGACACCGCTTCCGAGAATGAATCCGCCGCGGCATCCGGCGAAGGCTTCCCCATCACGATCGAGCACGCCTTCGGCGAGACCGTCGTCGAGCAGGCGCCCGAGCGCGTCGCGACGTGGGGCTGGGGCTCGACCGAAGCGGCGATCGCCGTCGGCGTCTACCCCGTCGCCGTCGCCGAGCAGCCCTGGACGGTCGGCCCCGACGCCCTCCTGCCGTGGGTCGAGGCCGCCTACGACGACGCGGGCATCGAGCACCCCGCAATCCTGAGCGACGACGAGGGCGGCGCGACCGTGCCCTACGAGGAGTTCATCGCCGCCGACCCCGACCTCATCATCGCGCCCTACTCGGGCCTCACCGAAGAGCAGTACGACACCCTGAGCGAGATCGCCCCCGTCGTCGCCTACCCCGAGGCCGCCTGGACGACCCCCTGGGACGACACCATCCGCATCACCGCGAAGGCGCTCGGCCTCGAGGCCGAGGGCGAGGCCGTGCTCGACGGCATCACCGACTCGCTCGCCGCCGACGCCGCCGCGAACCCCGCCTTCGCGGGCAAGACGTTCGCGGGCGTGTGGGACGGCGACGGCTTCGTCTACGTGTACACGGACGCCGACCCCCGCATCGCCGTGCTCACCGAACTCGGCCTCGAGGTCGCCCCGAGCGTCTCCGCACTCGACACGAGCGACGGCGGCTTCTACTACGAGCTCAGCTACGAGAAGCTCGACCAGCTCGACGCCGACTTCATCGTGAGCTACCACAACTCGAAGGAAGAGGCCGACGCGTTCCTCGCCAAGCCCGAGCTGCAGGCCATCCCCGCCGTCGCCGCGGGCAAGGTCGCCCAGGTCTACGACCCCGTGACGGTGTCGTCGGTGTCGCCTCCCACGGCGCTCAGCTTCGACTGGAAGACCGGCATGCCGGCGCTCGTCGCCGCGATCGCGGGCGTCGTCACGGACTGA
- a CDS encoding uracil-DNA glycosylase gives MAMSLPELAAAGLVDPGWAAALEPVGADIAAMGDFLRAEQAAGRPYLPAGDRVLRAFQAPLDDVRVLVVGQDPYPTPGHPIGLSFAVESHVRPLPRSLQNIYRELHDDLPDVDPPAHGDLTAWTRNGVMLLNRVLTVAPGAPASHRGKGWERVTDHAIRVLVGRGTPLVAILWGRDAQNLKPLLGPTPAIESAHPSPLSASRGFFGSRPFSRANALLERQGGRPVDWALPQQA, from the coding sequence GTGGCGATGAGCCTTCCCGAGCTCGCCGCCGCGGGACTCGTCGACCCCGGCTGGGCGGCCGCGCTCGAACCGGTCGGCGCCGACATCGCCGCGATGGGCGACTTCCTGCGCGCCGAGCAGGCCGCCGGCCGCCCCTACCTGCCCGCGGGCGACCGCGTGCTGCGCGCGTTCCAGGCGCCGCTCGACGACGTGCGGGTGCTCGTCGTGGGTCAAGACCCGTACCCCACCCCCGGACATCCGATCGGGCTCTCGTTCGCCGTCGAATCGCACGTGCGTCCGCTGCCGCGGAGCCTGCAGAACATCTACCGCGAGCTCCACGACGACCTTCCCGACGTCGACCCGCCCGCGCACGGCGACCTCACGGCGTGGACCCGCAACGGCGTCATGCTCCTGAACCGCGTGCTCACGGTCGCGCCCGGCGCCCCGGCGTCGCACCGCGGCAAGGGGTGGGAACGCGTGACCGACCACGCCATCCGCGTGCTCGTCGGGCGCGGCACGCCGCTCGTCGCGATTCTGTGGGGGCGCGACGCGCAGAACCTGAAGCCGCTCCTCGGCCCGACGCCCGCGATCGAGTCCGCGCATCCGAGCCCGCTCTCGGCGTCGCGCGGGTTCTTCGGCTCGCGTCCGTTCAGCCGCGCGAACGCGCTGCTCGAACGGCAGGGCGGGCGGCCCGTCGACTGGGCGCTGCCGCAGCAGGCCTGA
- a CDS encoding FecCD family ABC transporter permease, which translates to MSVDTATGRRAARAGADAEGVRRGRPALRGILVVIGCLAALLVVIAASLALGVRSMDPLEVWRALTAPDAANADQQVVLQLRVPRTVIGLAAGVALGLAGTLIQGVTRNPIADPGLLGVNAGASLAVVLSISFLGVTAPIGFIWFAFAGAAAAALIVFWIGYGRPVRLALVGAAVTAFLTPLITLVLLRDTDAFNRFRFWSVGSLTGRDLSVVGTLWPFLVVGAVLAALLAHRLNLLALGDDVASALGQRVGTTRAVAGVAIVLLCGTATALAGPIALVGLVVPHAARRLVGADYRWIMAVSALLGPVMLLAADIVGRLVVPNAELEAGIVCAFIGAPVLIAIARNRKVAGL; encoded by the coding sequence GTGAGCGTCGACACCGCGACCGGCCGGCGCGCAGCGCGCGCCGGGGCGGACGCCGAGGGAGTGCGCCGCGGTCGGCCCGCGCTCCGGGGCATCCTCGTCGTCATCGGATGTCTCGCAGCCCTGCTCGTCGTCATCGCCGCGAGCCTCGCGCTCGGCGTCAGGAGCATGGACCCCCTCGAGGTGTGGCGCGCGCTCACGGCGCCCGACGCCGCGAACGCCGACCAGCAGGTCGTGCTGCAGCTGCGCGTGCCGCGCACCGTCATCGGGCTCGCGGCGGGTGTCGCGCTCGGACTCGCGGGCACCCTCATCCAGGGCGTCACCCGCAATCCCATCGCCGATCCGGGCCTCCTCGGCGTCAACGCGGGCGCATCGCTCGCGGTCGTGCTGTCCATATCGTTCCTCGGCGTGACCGCGCCCATCGGGTTCATCTGGTTCGCGTTCGCGGGAGCCGCGGCGGCGGCCCTCATCGTGTTCTGGATCGGGTACGGCCGACCCGTGCGGCTCGCGCTCGTCGGCGCCGCGGTGACGGCGTTCTTGACGCCGCTCATCACGCTCGTGCTCCTGCGCGACACCGACGCGTTCAACCGGTTCCGGTTCTGGTCGGTCGGCTCGCTCACGGGGCGCGATCTCTCGGTCGTCGGCACGCTGTGGCCGTTCCTCGTCGTGGGAGCCGTGCTCGCGGCGCTCCTCGCGCACCGGCTCAACCTGCTCGCCCTCGGCGACGACGTCGCGAGCGCCCTCGGACAGCGGGTCGGCACGACGCGCGCCGTCGCGGGCGTCGCGATCGTGCTCCTGTGCGGCACCGCCACGGCCCTCGCGGGGCCCATCGCGCTCGTCGGACTCGTCGTCCCGCACGCCGCCCGTCGGCTCGTCGGCGCCGACTACCGCTGGATCATGGCCGTCTCGGCGCTCCTCGGTCCTGTCATGCTCCTCGCCGCCGACATCGTGGGGCGGCTCGTCGTGCCGAACGCCGAACTCGAAGCGGGCATCGTGTGCGCGTTCATCGGCGCCCCCGTGCTCATCGCGATCGCCCGCAACCGGAAGGTGGCGGGCCTGTGA
- a CDS encoding ABC transporter ATP-binding protein: protein MTATPAKNTRHGASVPASSPAHAPAGLVAHGVSLGYDGRRVIEGLDLAIPSGAVTAIVGPNACGKSTLLRGLARLHPLEGGRVTLDGDDIARMPRRTLARSVGMLPQASIAPDGVRVADLVARGRYPHQGWFGRQSSDDDAVVAEALAATGVADLADRAVDELSGGQRQRVWIAMVLAQQTDIVLLDEPTTYLDVAHQLELLDLLTSLNRDRGTTVVMVLHELNLAARYADHLVVMAGGRIMAEGAPGDVLTSEVVRDAFALESRVIADPVAGTPLIVPIGRFHGDASQFGPDVPSDSASEAD from the coding sequence ATGACCGCGACCCCTGCGAAGAACACCCGGCACGGGGCATCCGTGCCCGCTTCGTCGCCTGCGCACGCCCCCGCGGGCCTCGTCGCGCACGGCGTGAGCCTCGGCTACGACGGCCGCCGTGTCATCGAGGGGCTGGACCTCGCGATCCCGAGCGGCGCGGTGACGGCGATCGTCGGCCCGAACGCGTGCGGCAAGTCGACACTTCTGCGGGGGCTCGCGCGCCTGCACCCGCTCGAGGGCGGTCGCGTCACGCTCGACGGCGACGACATCGCTCGGATGCCTCGGCGCACCCTCGCCCGCAGTGTGGGCATGCTTCCGCAGGCCTCGATCGCGCCCGACGGCGTGCGCGTCGCCGATCTCGTGGCGCGTGGACGCTACCCGCACCAGGGCTGGTTCGGGCGGCAATCGAGCGACGACGATGCGGTCGTCGCCGAGGCGCTCGCGGCGACGGGCGTCGCCGACCTCGCCGATCGGGCGGTCGACGAGCTCTCGGGCGGGCAGCGTCAGCGCGTGTGGATCGCGATGGTGCTCGCGCAGCAGACCGACATCGTGCTCCTCGACGAGCCGACGACCTACCTCGACGTCGCGCACCAGCTGGAGCTCCTCGACCTCCTGACCTCGCTCAATCGCGACCGCGGCACGACGGTGGTCATGGTGCTCCACGAGCTCAACCTTGCGGCGCGCTACGCCGATCACCTCGTCGTCATGGCGGGCGGGCGGATCATGGCCGAGGGAGCGCCGGGCGACGTGTTGACGAGCGAGGTCGTGCGCGATGCGTTCGCCCTCGAGTCCCGGGTGATCGCCGACCCCGTGGCGGGAACCCCGCTCATCGTCCCGATCGGTCGCTTCCACGGCGACGCGTCGCAGTTCGGGCCGGATGTCCCGTCCGATTCGGCCTCGGAAGCCGACTGA